Proteins co-encoded in one Pseudorhizobium banfieldiae genomic window:
- a CDS encoding YqaE/Pmp3 family membrane protein: protein MDIIRILLAFLLPPLGVFLQVGLGLHFWLNILLTLLGWLPGVIHALWVILKK, encoded by the coding sequence GTGGACATCATTCGCATCTTGCTTGCCTTCCTGCTGCCGCCGCTCGGGGTGTTCCTCCAGGTCGGACTCGGGCTGCATTTCTGGCTGAACATCCTGTTGACGTTGCTGGGGTGGCTGCCGGGCGTTATTCACGCCCTCTGGGTCATCCTCAAGAAATAG
- a CDS encoding DUF1194 domain-containing protein translates to MLATLAMLFSLSGAAAGATAAENGGEVDVELLLAVDVSRSMDYEEVRMQREGYIAAIQHPDFINAVRGGLLGRIAVSYFEWAGVVDPSSRLDWQTIETAEDAKAFAARLQERPIITNRRTSISAAIEEGAIALLSNGYAGMRRVIDVSGDGANNVGQPVALARDKAVAAGIVINGLAIMLRPSTTVALDQYYADCVIGGPGSFVLPVRRVEDFTTAIRRKLVLEISGLGASSDPIRIDDPQTDCLVGERQWQNLFDR, encoded by the coding sequence ATGCTTGCCACGCTTGCGATGCTTTTTTCCCTCTCGGGCGCAGCGGCCGGGGCGACTGCTGCAGAGAACGGCGGAGAGGTCGATGTGGAGCTGTTGCTGGCCGTCGACGTATCCCGGTCCATGGACTACGAAGAAGTCCGCATGCAGCGCGAAGGCTATATCGCGGCGATCCAGCACCCGGACTTCATCAACGCGGTCCGCGGCGGCCTGCTCGGGCGGATTGCGGTCAGCTATTTCGAATGGGCAGGCGTAGTCGATCCATCTTCCCGGCTCGATTGGCAGACCATTGAGACTGCTGAAGACGCCAAGGCCTTTGCGGCCCGGCTTCAGGAGAGGCCGATCATCACCAACCGGAGAACATCGATCTCCGCCGCTATCGAGGAAGGCGCGATCGCCCTCCTATCCAACGGCTATGCCGGAATGCGCCGTGTCATCGATGTTTCCGGGGACGGCGCCAATAACGTGGGGCAGCCGGTGGCGCTCGCCCGTGACAAGGCTGTCGCGGCAGGCATCGTCATCAACGGACTGGCGATCATGCTGCGTCCCTCGACCACCGTCGCTCTCGATCAATATTATGCTGACTGTGTCATCGGTGGACCTGGCTCTTTCGTGCTGCCTGTCCGTCGTGTCGAGGATTTCACAACTGCCATCAGGCGAAAGCTGGTCCTGGAAATCAGTGGTCTTGGGGCTTCCTCCGACCCTATCCGCATTGATGACCCACAGACGGATTGCCTGGTTGGCGAGCGGCAGTGGCAGAACCTGTTCGACCGGTAG